A section of the Rhea pennata isolate bPtePen1 chromosome 24, bPtePen1.pri, whole genome shotgun sequence genome encodes:
- the NLRX1 gene encoding NLR family member X1, producing MSRAMQCQSHLPWGSWMQLRGSLPGRRGTRRPYLCAASVPGTASSSFLRKILCADGVSFPRRCVHYQGGSQEPPAQPSSPRHGLAALRNVTSSDAIKKHQKSLSAWFSHQPNEERQFGPSFSLDAVHVDPVIRESSLEEILKPSPDLTIQHQLQQPSSRVISLQNLFDVDACGRQVKTVVLFGTVGTGKSTLIKKMVVDWCHGRLPRFELVIPFSCEDLSQSHTPISLRRLITKKYQHLRDVVPVLGTSNLRMLFILNGLERLNLDFRLAGTELCCDPNEPVPPSAIVVNLLRKYLLPEASIIVTTRPSAVRRIPGKYVGRYAEICGFSDTNLQKLYFQMRLSQPGCNGEDGSDNSPRSSSGEQDNLVEMLSRNLERHNQIAAACFLPSYCWLVCTTLHFLYFTKTVPPSQTLTGIYTSFLRLNFSGEVLDSTDPTNISMMKYVAKTVGKLAHEGVMSRKTCFSEEDLQQCFEVEMKTESELNLLEVFRSDVFRFFLTPCVQPGKEHTFVFTIPAMQEYLAALYVVLGEKKTLAQRVGKELSEVFGKVSEDVVVVLNIISKVLPLRFLPVLLNLLKIFPRYFSRLSGKDRDTIARTMAEEMFKEEDYFNDDVLDQINSSILGMEGPMHHPDEISDDEVFELFPIFMGGILSRRNRAILDQLGCSIKNLAAFEIAKAMKKTVIRNSRKGLPPSEMMDYLFFLHEFQNERFTAEAIRSLRTVNLSSVKMTPLKCSVLASVMGTTCHEVEELNLTSCNIDTSSLRTLFPVLLRCKALHLQLNSLGPDACKEIRDLLLDDKCVVSNLRLANNPVGEQGAQFLAEALAGNCSLTHLSLLHTSLGDQGVEVIAQHLAKNQHLQELNLGYNSLADAAALRLVEVAKKHPTLDTVHLYFNDISEEGKRELHTLRVDRDGVRVLVFLTAGTDVSDYWSNILSIVHKNLPFWDRERVRQHLALILQDLESSRRQTANPWRKAKFLRVESEVKRMLGKLQHGSL from the exons ATGTCTCGGGCCATGCAGTGCCAGAGCCACctgccctggggcagctggATGCAGCTGCGTGGATCCCTGCCGGGGCGAAGGGGGACCCGGCGGCCGTACCTGTGTGCTGCGTCGGTGCCAG GcactgccagcagctccttccTCAGGAAGATCCTCTGTGCAGATGGTGTGTCCTTCCCCAG AAGGTGCGTACACTACCAAGGAGGGTCCCAGGAGCCCCCTGCCCAGCCTAGCTCCCCCCGCCATGGCCTGGCTGCACTGAGGAATGTGACTTCTTCTG ATGCCATCAAGAAGCACCAGAAGAGCTTGTCTGCATGGTTCAGCCACCAACCCAATGAGGAGAGGCAGTTTGGCCCTTCCTTCTCACTAGACGCTGTCCACGTGGACCCAGTGATCCGAGAGAGCTCCCTGGAGGAGATTTTGAAGCCCTCGCCTGACCTGACCATccagcaccagctccagcagccctccagccgGGTAATCAGCCTCCAGAACCTTTTTGATGTGGACGCCTGTGGGCGGCAGGTGAAGACTGtggtgctgtttggcactgttGGCACAGGGAAGAGTACACTCATCAAGAAGATGGTAGTGGACTGGTGCCATGGGCGCCTGCCCCGCTTTGAGCTAGTCATCCCCTTCTCCTGTGAGGATCTGTCCCAGAGTCACACCCCCATCTCCCTGCGGCGCCTCATCACCAAGAAGTACCAGCACCTCCGCGATGTGGTGCCAGTGCTGGGCACTTCCAACCTCAGGATGCTTTTTATCCTCAATGGCCTAGAGCGCCTCAACTTAGACTTCCGGCTGGCTGGCACAGAACTGTGCTGTGACCCCAATGAGCCCGTGCCTCCCTCTGCCATCGTGGTCAACCTTCTGCGGAAATACCTCCTGCCAGAG GCCAGTATCATCGTCACCACACGCCCATCTGCAGTGCGCCGGATCCCGGGCAAGTATGTGGGCCGCTACGCTGAGATCTGTGGCTTCTCCGACACCAACCTCCAGAAGCTGTACTTTCAGATGCGCCTGAGCCAGCCTGGCTGCAATGGAGAAGATGGCAGTGATAACAGTCCAAGGAGTAGCTCAGGAGAGCAAGACAACTTAGTGGAAATGTTGTCAAGAAACCTGGAGCGCCACAACCAAATTGCTGCTGCCTGCTTCCTGCCCTCTTACTGCTGGCTAGTCTGCACAACACTGCATTTCCTCTACTTTACCAAGACGGTGCCTCCCAGTCAGACCCTAACTGGCATCTACACCAGCTTCCTGAGGCTCAACTTCAGCGGTGAGGTGCTGGACAGCACCGACCCCACCAATATCTCTATGATGAAGTATGTAGCCAAGACGGTTGGCAAGCTGGCCCACGAAGGGGTGATGTCCCGCAAGACCTGCTTCTCAGAGGAGGACTTGCAGCAGTGCTTTGAGGTGGAGATGAAGACCGAAAGTGAGCTCAACCTCCTGGAGGTTTTCCGCAGTGATGTCTTCCGCTTCTTCCTCACACCATGTGTGCAGCCAGGCAAAGAGCACACCTTCGTCTTCACCATTCCTGCTATGCAGGAATATCTGGCAGCCCTGTATGTAGTGCTGGGTGAGAAGAAGACCTTGGCACAGCGAGTGGGGAAGGAGCTGTCAGAGGTCTTTGGGAAGGTAAGTGAAGATGTTGTTGTGGTTCTGAACATCATCTCCAAGGTGCTGCCCTTGCGCTTCCTGCCAGTGCTTCTTAACCTGCTCAAAATCTTCCCTCGCTACTTCTCCCGGCTGAGTGGCAAGGACCGAGACACTATTGCCCGAACCATGGCAGAGGAGATGTTCAAAGAAGAGGACTATTTCAACGATGATGTCTTGGACCAGATCAATTCCAGCATCCTGGGCATGGAGGGCCCCATGCATCACCCTGACGAGATCTCTGATGATGAGGTCTTTGAGCTCTTCCCCATTTTCATGGGTGGGATCCTGTCCCGCCGTAACCGCGCCATCCTGGACCAGCTGGGCTGCTCCATCAAGAATCTAGCAGCCTTTGAGATCGCCAAGGCCATGAAGAAGACGGTTATCAGGAACAGCCGTAAAGGGCTGCCCCCATCTGAGATGATGGACtacctcttcttcctccatGAGTTCCAGAATGAACGCTTCACAGCTGAGGCCATCCGCTCCCTCCGGACCGTCAACCTCTCATCCGTCAAGATGACCCCTCTCAAGTGCTCTGTCCTGGCATCTGTCATGGGCACCACGTGCCACGAGGTGGAGGAGCTGAACCTGACATCCTGCAATATTGACACCAGCAGCCTGAGGACCCTCTTCCCTGTCCTGCTGCGGTGCAAGGCTCTCCA TCTGCAGCTGAACAGCTTGGGCCCTGATGCCTGCAAGGAAATCCGTGACCTGCTCCTAGATGACAAGTGTGTGGTGAGCAACCTGCG GCTGGCAAACAACCCTGTGGGCGAGCAGGGGGCACAATTCCTGGCCGAGGCGCTGGCAGGCAACTGCTCGCTGACCCACCTCTCCCTGCTGCACACCTCGCTGGGGGACCAGGGTGTCGAGGTCATTGCTCAGCACCTGGCCAAGAACCAGCACCTTCAGGAGCTCAACTTGGGCTACAACTCCCTGGCAGACGCGGCTGCCCTGAGGCTGGTGGAGGTGGCCAAAAAGCACCCGACGCTGGACACGGTGCA CCTGTATTTCAATGACATCAGTGAGGAAGGCAAACGGGAACTTCACACCCTGCGCGTGGATCGGGACGGTGTCAGGGTGCTGGTCTTCCTTACAGCAGGCACCGATGTCTCTGACTACTGGTCCAACATCCTGAGTATAGTGCACAAGAACCTGCCTTTCTGGGACCGCGAGCGGGTACggcagcaccttgccctcatCCTGCAGGACCTGGAGAGCAGCCGGAGACAGACTGCCAATCCCTGGAGGAAGGCCAAGTTCCTGCGAGTGGAGAGCGAGGTCAAGAGGATGCTTGGGAAACTCCAGCACGGGAGCCTCTAA